The window ATCCCTCCTTGCGATGGTCGGCGTGCGCGTTAGTTCAGAGCCGCCGGAGCCCGGCGGCCGCGTGTGCTGGGGGTACGCAGGGGGCTAAAGCAACGGGTGTGCCACTGCGTAGCCGGGGAGGGAGGGTCCCGCGCAAGACCGCGCGGGGAGAGGATTTTCTCGGATGGGGAGGGCTAAGTCGGGGAAGGGTGCGCGCGCCGCAGCGCGCCGGTCTCTCCCCCCGGGGGTCCGGTTCCTACACCCCGAAGTACGCCACCGCCGTGGCCAGATAGTCGCGTATGGCGTCGCGAATGTTTTCGAGGGCTTCCGCTTCCGTCTTGCCCTGCGACCAGCAGCCGGGGAGCCCCGGGCAGGAAACAGAAACGCCTTCCTCCGTGTGGACGAGTCGGACGCGGTATCTCATGGTCTTGCCTTCCCCGGCCCCCTCAGGGGGCCGGACCGAACTTTGGGGGCGATCGCTTCCCGGAAGACGGTACCCCGGTCTTGCCGTGGAGGCAATCTCCAGTGCCGCAACAGCGCCTCGTGGGCGCTGCCGCAGGGCACCGGCGGCAGCAAACGCTTAGGTCATGGGAGCCTGAAAGGCGGGAAGCACGCGGAAACCTTCCTTGTGGGCCGCTTCGCGCAGGCGCGTGTCGAGACAGACGAACGCCTCGCCCCTGGGGCGCCCTCCGGCCCACAGGATGGCCGCGGAGAGCTGCAACGCGTCCGCCGCTCGAAGCGGGTGGGTAAGGAGGAGGCGTCCGCACACCGCGCGGACGTCTTCGCCGGGCTGGATCTCGGTCCACAGGGCCGACAGGGCGCGGAGAACGGCCCTGGCATCGTCTTCTTGCGCCGGGGTCAGGCTGCCATCCCTACGGCTCCGTGCAAATGCGGACTGGCACTCCACGGGCGTGGCCCACCACACCGCCAGGGCCCCTTCGGACCGGGCCAGTTCTCGAAGGATGGGGGAACTTTCTTCCTCGACGCAGAGAGGGACCACGGCCGAGGAGTCCCAGAACCTCATCGGCCGTCTTCCCGCTCTGCGAGGAGGGCTCTTCGGGCGGAGGCTCTGGGGTCCTGTGGGCGGGGAAGGGTCCAGAAATCCTCGGGGATCTGGGTCTGCCCGAGCCGCACCCGCCCGGCCCGTTCCAGATCCAGCAGGTGGGGCGGGAAGCCCTCGGCGGCTCGCGCCAGGGGCACCAG is drawn from Thermodesulfobacteriota bacterium and contains these coding sequences:
- a CDS encoding type II toxin-antitoxin system HicB family antitoxin, with the protein product MRYRVRLVHTEEGVSVSCPGLPGCWSQGKTEAEALENIRDAIRDYLATAVAYFGV
- a CDS encoding type II toxin-antitoxin system VapC family toxin codes for the protein MRFWDSSAVVPLCVEEESSPILRELARSEGALAVWWATPVECQSAFARSRRDGSLTPAQEDDARAVLRALSALWTEIQPGEDVRAVCGRLLLTHPLRAADALQLSAAILWAGGRPRGEAFVCLDTRLREAAHKEGFRVLPAFQAPMT
- a CDS encoding type II toxin-antitoxin system prevent-host-death family antitoxin; this translates as MHTAAVSELKASLSEFLARVKAGEEVVVTERGRPVARLVPLARAAEGFPPHLLDLERAGRVRLGQTQIPEDFWTLPRPQDPRASARRALLAEREDGR